The following DNA comes from Neovison vison isolate M4711 chromosome 13, ASM_NN_V1, whole genome shotgun sequence.
TGACATTTGGAGATAACAATTATTGTGAAATGAAATATTTGCGTTTTCTATCAGAGTAACAAGTATTGCTAGTACTAACTGATTTGTTGCTTGCAttcataacaacaaaaaaaggttaCATTTTAATTGAGATAATGAAACTAAAgataaatttctgattttatccATGGAGTTCAGGTTAAGAGCTCCAGGACTGGAGACTTCTTCAGAACATCAACAGTGTTTCTCTGAGTGGTGGAAATATGGgtggctttttcttcttttctgtatttttcaaattttccacaATAAGCGAACatcacttttataattttttttaaaagattttatttatttatttgacagagagaaatcacaagtagatggagaggcaggcagagagagaggggggggaagcaggctccctgccgagcagagagcctgatgcaggacttgatcccaggaccctgagatcatgacctgagccgaaggcagcggcttaacccactgagccacccaggcgcccctcacttttataattttaaaagacatcaCATGTTATTTACCCTATTGCTTGGTAAGATTAAgggtatagaaataaaattggaaaaacaaagtaACACTTGAAGAATAtcctttgggggggaaaaaaggaaacaaaatccgGCATGAAGATGGAAAAATGGAACCTGACTCATCAGAGACTTAAAGCTGCTAAGACTGTTATGCCATTTATCTGTATAAACAgagagagcaaaaataaataaataaataaataaataaacagcaatTCTTTCATAAAAGATGCTGCCTTGGGTCTGAAGCGCCGTAACTCTAACGGGCTACAAGCCACTTTTAAGCCacatccaaagaaaaagaaagaaagaagaacccACAGGCCGCTATTACTCATGAGCTTAGTAATTTTATTATCCACACCCTGTGCATCTTCCTCTCTTGCTAACCTCCTAGCCAGGACTCATCTACCTACTCAATGCTCCAAGCAGCGGTTGGGAAGAGAGAACTCCCAGCCACTGAAATCCAAACTTCTTACCAGGCCCTACAAGACCCTCTAGGATCTGAGCCCTGCAACTACCTTCCCAACTAccgcattcatttttttttttttttaataggcagagaggtaggtagacagagaagtggggggaagcaggctccctgctgagtggggctcgatcccaggaccttgggatcatgacctgagctgaaggcagagtcttaaccgctgagccacccagatgccccccactTGATTTCGTCAGCCTCTTGATTCCTCCAGGAAGTCAACCTTGTTCCTGCCTTGGGGGCTTTGCCTTTCCTGGCCCTCCAACCCGGCAAATGCCTCCTGCAGAGCTCTTCCAGACCGTCTGGCTCCTCGTCCGTGCCCCTGCAGTGTCCTCAGACTTCCCTGACTGCCCTATTGCAAGTCCCCAAGCCACCCTGCCTGTCCAGTTATTGCCAGCAGCACTCTTTGAAATTACTTCTATATTGTTTCTTCCACTAGGAGGGACGCTGCTCGAAGGCAGAGACCTTCAGCACTGGTCAGCGCTGTATCCTCAGCACCTAAAACCGCCCGGCTCAGGAATGCACGCATGCACGCACGAATGCGTGAGTGAGCGGGAGCCTGGAGTGAGTCTATACCTGCGGACTGTCTCCTTGGGGCGTACTCTGGCTGAGAAATAGAACACGGTTTGCCGAGCGTTAACATTGGTTTTAATCGGCCGGTTGGGTCAGCACCCCCCCGAGTCTCCGGGGCAGTCAGTCGCAGAAACACAGCCCAGCCGGGGAACGCGAAACACACTCCAGCGGACCCGCGCCTCGCGGCTCGCTGCGGTGCTGCGGCTGCGCGGAgcgtggggcggggaggggcgggtcTGACGTCGCTCCCCGGAAGTGGGTCCAGAGCCGGCGAGAGGGCGCTGGCGGGTGGACTAGAGCGGCGCGGTCGGGTGGGAAGGGGGCGATCGGGCCATGGAGGACGAGCAGAGCTTCTCGGATATTTGCGGCGGTCGCTTGGCCCTGCAGCGCCGCTACTACTCCCCGTCTTGCCGGGAGTTCTGCCTCAGCTGCCCTCGGCTGTCGTTGCGCTCGCTCACCGCTGTCACCTGCACCGTGTGGCTAGCGGCCTACGGACTCTTCACCCTCTGCGAGGTAATGGTCGGTCGGCCCCTTCCCGCGGTCGGAGTCGGGCGCTGGAGTTTGGAAGGGTCTTTGGGGTCATCGGGTCGAGCCCGGACCTCCTATTATTGGGTCGGAGGGCGGGAACTAGCTGGTTCCGCCGCTGGACAGTTGTTTTCTTCACGTTTAGTGAAGTTTTTTACACCTGTACTCTCTCCCTCTTGTGGGTCTTGTGGGTGGGGCGCTGCGGTTCCACCCAGTACATTTAGTTGGTCCTTGCACAATGACCTAAGGCTTTAACGTGCGTGTGCTCCACATGGTACACGCCCACGGGAATTCAGTTCCAGGAGTTCCGAGAACTATTCAGTGGATCGTCCTTATCCATCACTTCCATTCCTCAGAGGAGTCACTGCTAGCAGCACCgtatgtagtcttttttttttttttaagattttatttatttattcgacagacagagatcacaagtaggcagagagagagagagagagggaagcaggctccccgctgagcagagagcccgacgcggggtaCCGAGCGACGCGGGGTACCATtagaggaccctgagaccatgacctgagccaaggcagaggctttaacccactgagccacccaggcgcccctgtagtctTAAAGAACTGCCTTTGTCTCCACAATGAGCTTGATAGTTCTTCCTAATCTGTTTTTTAAGATAATACTCCCCACCACCCCTTCCCCAACTTTTAAGTACTTTGTAAAGAATTGTGAAGTTTTGGAGATGAGttgtttctgtgttctttctagactcattcctactttaaaaaaaaaagatttgatttatttatttgacagatcacaagtaggcagagcagcaggcaaagagagagagggggaagcaggctccccgccaagcagagagccagatgcattgtggggctgatcccagaaccctgagatcacaacctgagccgaaggcagacacttaacccactgagccacccagcgcccctccTTCCTATTTTCTGAGCATCGGTTTTCACATGTCTAAAATGGAATTGGTCCTGCCATGCCAGCTTAACAGTGTTGTGAGGGTCACGTGCAGTAGCTTTGTGACAGCCCTCAAATAAAAGGAGTCATCCTAACTGTCCTTTTCAGGATGAGTTTAGTTTTGTATGTAGTGCCCTGAATTGAACATATTATCCTAGGAGTGATCTGACCAGAGCTACGGCTATTTATAATTTGGGTCTTGTTTTCATTGGCTTTTTTATGATCAGAGCATAGTAATTTGGTGTAGATAATATGTAGAATTAAGACTGCTCTAATTTGTACCAAACTATATCTAAAAGTTTGTTCAAAAGTCAGTTGAAGTAGTTAAGCTGCCAAGAcagtccttctccctccccttaaAAGGATTTAATTTATAATGTAGTTGAATTTTAATACTAGCCTGTGTTCTGGTCACGTGGTCATGTGAGGAGGAGGGAACGTATAATTGCTTAAATGCCCCCCGACTGCCAGCTGCTTTCCTGAATGTCtcatttcttagaagaaaacccaaagtcacaaagctagTAAATAGCATACATGGCCTTCAAATcaaactgttgttgttttttttttttttttttaaagattttatttatttatttgacagagagaaatcacaagtagatggagaggcaggcagagagagagagagaagcaggctccccgccgagcagagagcccgatgcgggactcgatcccaggaccctgagatcatgacctgagccgaaggcagcggcttaacccactgagccacccaggcgcccctgttgtttttttttttaaagattttatttatttgtttgacagatagagatcacaagtgggcagagaggcaggcagagagaggaggaagcaggcttcctgctgagcagagagcccgatgcgggactcgatcccaggaccctgagatcacgacccaagccgaaggcagcggcttaacccactgagccacccaggcgccccccctcttACTTCTCTTAATTAAGTATATCTCAATAACCACTACCTCTTCTGTACCAGTGAAAATCCTTCTTGCTTGGAAGTCTTCATGGGATATCCTGTGTGCTTTGATGTCtttattgctctctctctcttttaatcctTTCTTAGGTAGTTATACCCAGTTTCGTAGTATTCTCCAAAAATATCttatgtgtattaattttgtcTCTTACACATCTGTAAGGGCCAGGactgaattttatttctctctattcTTCCATAATGCTTACTGAGTTCAGACTATGAACCAGACACTGTACTAGATACTAGGCATTTAATTAACTCAAAGTAGATATTTCTGGATCATCAGAGACCCAGCACATAGATTTTTCCATTCTCCATTCATTAATCAACAAGTAATTACCTAgcacagaggtcagcaaactttatCTTTAAAAGGCCAAATAGTAAGTATTTGAGACTTTACAGGTCTCTGTCtcagtcttctgtttcttttcctttcttttttaaaccatttaaaaattggtGAAACCATTCCAAGCTCAGGGTGGACCAGACAAAAATAGATCAGGCCCAAACAGACTCTGATCGAACACTTACTACGTTTTAGGTGGAATGAAGTAGAAAAGTATTTTCAAGGAAAACCAAAGGCAGCCAGTAGTTAAAGCagcaaaaacagattttattcagaAACTATTGCAATAGGAGAAAAGCGTGACCTCCGTACAGAATTGGGCTCAATTCTGAATACAGAAAGGACAAGTGGGAATTGATAGCCAAGGAGCACAGTGGAGGGGATGGATGGAAAATGACTGAAAAGAAACCTCAGGGATAAAGGGGGATTCTGCCTAACTTGACTTGACATGATTCTTGCTAAAGGCAGGCCAGAGTGATCAGAGGCCAGAGATTTCTCTCTAAACTTAGCAAGATTCTTGGTACAGCTTGCTGAGCAATGCAGGCCTAACAAGGATGGACACCCAAGGATGAGGGTTTAGAAGAGTGTGATTAGGGTTAGGTCAGAGAGAGCATCTTACCAGTAATAAAGTATAGATATTTCTGCCATCAAGGAATGATATTCATAAAGTACtgaatctgttttgtttctaggTCATCAGTGATTTTGTTCTCTGTGCCATCCTTCTAAATAATAGCTTTTTTGGAAAAAGCAAATGGCACAAAAAAATGTACATCAATAGAAAAACAATTCAACTTCAGAAATGTTGAAGGAGTGTAAATGTGTCTTAGAATCAAAGGAATAAATACCCTTTTTTGAGCCTTTAACACATAAGTTAGTCATTTCATCTACTCAGGCTTACCACATCAGTTAGTCACTACCCAAAAGAACTAGAAGAGCTCCAAATGATGTGATCTTTATTATTGAACAAAGGAATCAGGAGGAAAGAGGGCTCTTGAGGGCATAAGAGGCTCTTAAAggccttttaattattttcatgttaCTGCTCTTCCACTGTTCTCATCTTCAATCTGGCTTTCTCCATGGCCTGGCAGAGTAGTTTCATAGTAGTTTCAGGCATCAAACCTCAAGAGGAAGTGACCTTTTCTTCCTTAGATCTCTTTTTAGGATGGACTTCATTTTCCAGAGGCCCCTTCAGCAGACCTTCCCTCGTATTGGCCAGAGCTGTGTCATTTGTCCATTTCAAAACCAGTCATTGGCAGTCGTGGAAACCAGTCATGATTCCAAGTTCTGTTAGGAAGGAGGAGTGGCTGTTGAGTCCTGTCTGCTACACTGTGCTAAAGcattttattattgtattgtcTGACTCTTGCACTGTATATTCTACTGAtggagcaggagaggaaaaggTCTGAGTCCTTAATTTTCGGTTTTGAAAGAAGAACCTCTGAGAGGTGTGATGGTGGGTACTATCTTGGTGATCGAAGTTCTCCTCCTACACCTATCCATTTGTTGTCTGGATGGACTTCATCATACGCTTTCATAGCACTGCAGAGCTAAAAGTGATTTTCTCTTCCTCCATGCATGTTCCTCCCATCTTTTCAACTCACCATAGAACACAGGCTTTTTTCCATATTGCATGGAGTGGACCAGTTAAACAGCAGAGATCTGTGTGGAGGACCATTTGGTAATCTTACCGCCTGTATCTGGCTCTTTCTTCAGAACAGCATGATCCTCTCCGCTGCCATCTTCATCACCCTCCTAGGGCTGCTTGGTTACCTCCATTTTGTCAAGATTGATCAGGAGACTCTGTTAATCATTGACTCCCTTGGCATCCAGATGACTTCATCCTATGCCTCTGGCAAAGAAAGCACTACCTTCATAGAGATGGGCAAGGTGAAGGATGTGGTCATCAATGAGGCTATTTACATGGTAAGTAGTTAAGTTGTAAGTATTACAGATTTCTCTGGAGGAGGTAGCCCAAGGCCGTTGCcggagtctaaaatgagtcttaaTACCCTGATGTCAAAGAATTAAACTTGAAGACTCGGTTCTGGGATTGTAGTGTTTCCTTTTTGGCTGGCATGTCCATGAACCATGAAAGTGAAACTTATATTGGAAAGGCCCATTCCTTTATTGTTACAGAGATATAGCAGGTTTTTGTAGAAAGTAAGTCAGCATTTCAACTTTTTTAGCCCAGCTtcaaaatcacctttttttttttttttagattttatttatttatttgacagacagagatgtcataagtaggcagagaggcaggcagagagagacagagaagcaggctccctgctgagcagaaagcccgatacgggcctcgatcccaagactctgggatcatgacccgagccgaaggcctctggaggcttcaacccactgagccacccaggcacccatcaaaaTCACCTTACTTTTGTTGCTGCTGATGTTAGAgaatgagaatatattttttcttcacttcAAAAGCAATCAAGTGTTCTAATAGAGATAACTGCTTATAAACAGCTTATAGCCTTcccttgaagaaaaagaaaacaaaatgagtttcacttagatctctgctGTTTGGTTTATTGTCTTACAGCAGAAGGTGATTTACTACCTCTGCATTTTATTGAAGGATCCAGTGGAACCACATGGGATATCCCAAGTAGTACCTGTCTTCCAGGTGAGCACAGAACAGTTGTCTAAAGTTTCTTCAGAAAAATTCATTACCTTTCCCCGTTCTCTGCATATCCACTGCTACTTCTACTCAGTAGGAGTGTAAACTCTAGTTGCCAAGAGTATTTGAGGACAtctgactatttttttttaaagattttatttatttatttgacagacagagatcacaagtaggcagagagataaggggaagcagcctccctgctgagcagagagcaggggaagcaggcttcccgccaagcagagagccagatgctatgtggggctgatcccaggaccatgggatatgacctgagctgaaggcagaggctttaacccactgagccacccaggtgcacccgaCAGCTATTTTTAATCAAAGTTAggatttcagtttttcaaaagtTTCTTTCTGAAGCAAATACAGGCTTTCAGAAATATTACAAATTtatccaaattttaaagaaaaaaacagcagttTCTGCCTGTAAATCACCATTCATCTATTTTGTTAGTCTGCCAATATATGATTTTACATTGATGTCCATTGATCTGCACATACTGTTACACCTAATTTATGTCTTGCTTTTTAAATCTAATGTACATATTTTCATGCATCAACAGAAtccattataattattattttaaacagttaTATTATCATGTTGAGTATCAGTTTATTTAGCCACTCTACTGCGAGCTTTTGAAATCATCTCCAGGTTATTTTTTGCCTTGCTTTTACACGAAATACACAAACAGGATTATAGGTATGTagactatttatatatatagttaattttgCCTTGTAGCCCGCCCTTTTCTCACTTAGGATTTAAGACCACTAAGCTAAAATTCTTTTGCATTACAGTTCaaaattatgttattatttttttaaaattttatttatttgagagagaatgagtgagagagagcatgagggagaagggcagagggagaagcagactccccaaggagctgggagcctgatgtgggactcgatcctggaagtccgggatcatgacctgagccgaaggcagtcactcagccaagtgagccacccaggcgccctcaaaattattttattaaagcttATGAACAGTTTCATAGATTTTTACAGTTTGAGATTTGGCTCCAGAGATTGGACAACTTTACCATACTTTTGGGAATCtgtacttgtttttcttttctttttttttttttttttaaagatttaatttatttatttgacagagagaaatcacaagtagatggagaggcaggcagagagagagagagaagcaggctccctgctgagcagagagcccgatgcgggactcgatcccaggaccctgagatcatgacctgagccgaaggcagcggcttaacccactgagccacccaggcgccctgtacttGTTTTTCTATAGTCTTGGCTAACAGCAGGTTTgattatttgtttcctttagtATGTAGGTAAGGGaatttgaagtttcttttttttttttaaaagattttatttatttacttgacagacagagatcacaagtaggcagagaggcagagagagaggaggaagcaggctccccgctgagcagaaagcccgatgtggagctcgatcccaggaccctgggatcatgacctgagccgaaagcagaggcttaacccactgagccacccaggcgccccgaatttgAAGTTTCTAAATCGCTTCTTAAATGACAAAGagatttttcatctttccttgaattacctgtttttccttttgttttaaactATCCATCTCCTTTATTAGTCAAATAAAGTCTAGATATTGATTATACATTTGTAACaacttacatattttagataatGAACTTTTATTAAATAAGCTTTCCacatatatttttcccattctgtgactTTTAATTTTGGTTGTATCACATTTCAttgtacaaaataatttttaatatttatatattaaattgcCCTTCTTGTCCTTGAAGACTCTCACAGCTTGTGACATTTCCTAGAGGGTCTGTCTTTTGTTATCCTCTTGCTTCCTTAGCCAGTTAGATGGGCCCAAACTCCTGCCTCTCCGAGCTCACACCTGAGCGGTTTAGACCCCTGCTGTGAGGAGAGCTTGTGGTTGCACGTGGCTGCTGCACTGTTAAgctctctcttttgttcatctTGACTGTGCATTTCTTCCCTTTGGAATTCAGAGTACCAAGCCCCGCCTGGACTGCTTGATTGAAGTGTACAGGAGTTGCCAGGAGATCCTAGCACACCAGAAAGCTGCATCAGCAAGTCCATGAGTCCCAGCATTTCAGAAGGCCAGTATTGTCTTCCATGGGAGAGGACTCCTAAGCCATAGTGGgtggtttattttctgtattctaaACCATCTGGTGGACACAGCTCTAAGAACCAGGATGGATGCAGTGGATCTCAGAGCCACAGAGCAGGTGACTGGAAACCTAACTCATTGTGTGATGTGGAGCAAAGTATTTGTCTGTTTTAGTGATCCCCTTGTAAGGTTCTGCCTACTTTATTGAGGGGAGATCTTAAGCGGTGGTATGTCAAAAGTAACGTTGACAAAGAGCACTTTGAAATTCCTAAGCACATGCAGGTTTACATTTTGTAGAGTCTGTGGCGCAGACATGGGACACTGACAGCAGATCTCTTAAGAAACATAATTTCCTACTACACAGTAGCTCTGTGTAAAAGTCAAGCCCTTTAGGTACTGGTGACTAGGAAGGAATGTCCTACGAAAGACCAGTCCCTGTGCACCTAGCTCCCGTGTTCTGGACAGGGTTAATTTATGATGACTGTCTTAATAAATCGATCCCCTTCCAAAACATACACAGTAATTGCCTGGTTCACAGCGGCTTTTTATTGACAACATGAACACAGCATTGCAGTCATGGATGTCAAGCACATTAACTCTGCTGTTAGTCAGCATTGTCTAGGGTTTAGAAAACGTCTTTTGCCGAGAGGGGTGACACCAAAGGCTAGACAGAAGTTCGACTTTGGTTTCTACACATGTTAAAAAAGGATAAACACACCAACTGTAGAAGCCTTTGATTATAAGGCAGTTTCCTCTGTATAGAATTAATAAACTATGGGAGGATTTCTGAAGTGCTGGGAAGGAGATAGGGTGGGGGAAATCGCTTGACCCCCAAGTTCAGTGTGAACACAGCTCCATCCTTGCTTGCTTTTTCCTTAGAAtcctaattccttttttttttttctttaaactcccAGGTGGATAAAATTATCCTCATGGGCCTGGAGACACTCAGGGTTATTATAAACCAGAGCCGTAATTTTACACCAGTACAGGAGGGGTTGTTTGGAGCATATGACGTGTGACTTGTTTGAGGTAGAAATGTCTCATCTAATTCCTAAATCCTGGGGGAAAGGCAGCAATAGAAATGAGAGATGGCTATAAAATTTCCAGTCTTGCAAAGTCAAGTTCACTTAAAAGAGGCAGACACTATCATgtgctgctttatttttctttttatgcttttcCGTTTAAAGGGTGAGAGAGGGGAAGCCTACAGCAGCTGTGTTCAGATAACCAGTTCCAGTCTTTACGTTCTTACagtgcacaacacacacacacacagacacacacttcgCTGAAGTCAAAGGCTTGGTTCTTAGATGCTACTGCTAAACCCATACAGTTTTCAGCACTTTATTGACAAATGCTCAGACTGCCTCAGAGCTATGAAATAAAACTCAAGTTTCTCCAATGCTGGAAAATCAGAGTATGAATGAACTCTTTCGTCTTTTTGTcttctctcaggggagggtggagACAAGGATCATCTCTGCACTCAACATAAGGTCTCCGTTGGGGTTAGGGGGTATTTGTATCATCAGGATGCTCTTAGCCTATGTACCTTCTGCCCTCGAACTAATTCCCAGCGGAAGTTCGCCAGAAGTCTTGAGTAAATCCAGGCCCACAAGCCTGGATTCTGTTTCTCACTCATCTTTGGTGGCCTCACAAAGCAGCAAAACCTGGTGCATTTGTTTGGTCTTTCAGACAACAAGGAAACAAGTGACCACCCCATCCTACAGTAGGAAGCACAGCCTTCACTGAGCCCTAGCTAGTGGTTAAAATAGACAGGGAGAGGTCACGTTGGACTTAACCCCTGCCCTTGCTTGTACCCAGTTGGGCTGACATCCAGTGTGAGGGAGAATAGCTTCAATCTCAGCAGGGATAGTGCCTTTCCTTGTCCTGCAAAGACAGGAGCTGCTGCCCCAGAGGACACTGCAAATGCCTGCTCTCTTAcagtggggaagggaaaaggtgagtctcttcctttttcttcagcCCTGCCAATACCTTTCCCATCTGGGAACAGCAGTCCAGTTTTAATGAGTTCCAGGCTTTTGTCACAGTTCAGGTGAATTGGAAATTTTAGTCCTATCTTGTTTGGGGATGTTGGGAAAACTTCAAGTATAAATCCCCACATAAGGACCATGTACAGTATAAAAGATACTGGCCTTCCCAAGAGTATCCATGCAGAAAGCCTTAATTTACAGCACTGATGCCCTCAGTAACCAGTAACAGTGGACCATCCCAGTCTGTGTCTAGAATCGGGCAGGATCCAGAGCTCAGTATTCTGGTGAAAAAAAGTGGTTTCTATACTGGgtctggatttttaaaagttgggcCCTGAAACATAAGGCACCTAGAGAGTAAAGGCTTCAGGGACACTGAACTAGACATTTCATAGAACAAacagggtggggttgggggagggctgTCCGGCCCATCACAGTAGTATCATACCCTAGGATACAATCTCTAATCCCAGAGGTACCAGGTGGTTTGGGGGGAAAGGGGTAGGAGAAGCATTCACAGCAACGTTGGCCGTCTGGCAGCACACGGAACAGAAGCAAAGAACTGCTGTCCGTCCAGTTCCCATAGCTGGTGGGCAGCGGGCGGGTTGTTGGGGGGGTTCACAGTCGCAGAGCAATGGTTCATGTAGCTGGCCATGATGAACGTAGCCTCTGCAATCTAGAGACAACAGAGACAAAGGAATTCAACCTGTTTTGGCTTGAATGCCGGCTTTCTCACATACTAGCTGCTCTACTGGGTGCATAAccttcctgggcttcagtttcttatCTCTTAAAAATACCtgggagagggacgcctgggtggctcagttggttaagcagctgccttcggctcaggtcatgatcccagcgtcctgggatcgagtcccacatcgggctccttgctcagcagggagcctgcttctccctctacctctgcctgccattctgtcttcctgtactcactctctccccaccctctgataaataaataaaatcttaaaaaaaaaaaaaaacaaacctgggagAAAATGTTGAAAGGGGATCATTTCTGGGAGGTTCAGAGGCCCAGTGAAGTGGGTGCCTGTTGGTCTGAAGGGCCACTGATGCAGAGTACCCTCCTGAGAACAGGAGAGGCGATACTCTGCTCTGCTCACCTCCAAGCCAGGGAAGCGGGCCTCCCTGGAGGAAGTGTCTGTGTATCCTCTCCTTCGGCAGGGGCAGCATTAAAAGGAGGAGGTTGGGGAAACTCCCAATTTTAGGATTAAAACAACAGGGTTTCCACTTACCCTCAGAAGGGAGTCAGAAACTATAAATCAGAACTTGGGTTTTGGAGTCTTTGTTATTTTTGCTAGTCTGAATCTCCCACACCAAGCCGGATACAAAGCCCTTAAAGCAGAAGCCGTCTCTGGGATGGACTTTAAGACTGTAAGGAAGGGGGAGCACGTGCAGACTGTCCCACCTGGGGACTAGTGTTGGCAGAAGCCAGGAGAAGAGCACACAGGGGAGGCAGCTGGCTACCCTGGCCCCCGGTCTGCTGCAAGAGCAGCGAGT
Coding sequences within:
- the PIGH gene encoding phosphatidylinositol N-acetylglucosaminyltransferase subunit H isoform X2; this translates as MEDEQSFSDICGGRLALQRRYYSPSCREFCLSCPRLSLRSLTAVTCTVWLAAYGLFTLCENSMILSAAIFITLLGLLGYLHFVKIDQETLLIIDSLGIQMTSSYASGKESTTFIEMGKVKDVVINEAIYMKVIYYLCILLKDPVEPHGISQVVPVFQSTKPRLDCLIEVYRSCQEILAHQKAASASP
- the PIGH gene encoding phosphatidylinositol N-acetylglucosaminyltransferase subunit H isoform X1; protein product: MEDEQSFSDICGGRLALQRRYYSPSCREFCLSCPRLSLRSLTAVTCTVWLAAYGLFTLCENSMILSAAIFITLLGLLGYLHFVKIDQETLLIIDSLGIQMTSSYASGKESTTFIEMGKVKDVVINEAIYMQKVIYYLCILLKDPVEPHGISQVVPVFQSTKPRLDCLIEVYRSCQEILAHQKAASASP
- the PIGH gene encoding phosphatidylinositol N-acetylglucosaminyltransferase subunit H isoform X3; this translates as MEDEQSFSDICGGRLALQRRYYSPSCREFCLSCPRLSLRSLTAVTCTVWLAAYGLFTLCENSMILSAAIFITLLGLLGYLHFVKIDQETLLIIDSLGIQMTSSYASGKESTTFIEMGKVKDVVINEAIYMDPVEPHGISQVVPVFQSTKPRLDCLIEVYRSCQEILAHQKAASASP